The window GGCTCTTCGTGGCCGAGAAAGGCGAGCGTTATCTGTTCTACGTAATGGTGGAGGGCGTAGAGAGGCCCTTGAGGCAACTCTATAGGGTTCTCAACATGGGCGAGACCCTGTCCACGCCGGTGGTGCTGGCTCTGGTCAGCAACGACGGCGTGGTCACCTACTACTCGGCACATAAATTAAGGTTGCCCCGCAACGTCCATGCTCAAGCTCCTTGAGAGGTTAATCTCTATATCGAGGGAGAAGGGGGTGAAGATAGAGATCTCCTTCAGCAGATGCAGGGGGAGGTTGCTTATAGATAGGGAGGTAAAGGCGTTGGACGAGTACGGGAACGTGGTTCCTTGGAACCGCGCGTTCCCCGGCATAGCGATCCAGAACATACTAGACCAGTGCCGCGTGAGAAAGGTGGAGGCATTTAGAGGCCAGGAGAAGGTGGTCGAGGCGCCCGACGCCGAGTCTGCAATCCGCGAGCTCTCCTCGCTTAGGTAGACCTCGAAAACACTTTAAATAAGGGCCGAGTAATGCAGGTGTACACCAAGGTTGTAGCGACGTTGGGGCCGTCTACCGATGGACTGGCCGACTTGGGCCAGTTATTGGAGCTGGTGGACGGAGTTAGGATAAATATGTCGCACGCGACCGAGCGGGAGCTGGAGGCAAGGGTTAAGGCTGTGCGCCGCTTCGAGAAGGACAGAGGCAAGCCGATAGCGGTGATCGCCGATCTGAGAGGGCCCAGCGTGAGGACGGGCCTCATGGAGCCGCTCCGGATAGCCGCGGGCGCGAAGATCGTCTTCAAGTTGGCCGACAAGAGTGACGGGAGCTTCGTCCCGATACCCAGGCGCGAGTTCTTCGACGTTGTGGAGAGAGGCGACGAGATACTCATGTTGGACGGCAAGCTTGTCCTGAAGGCGATAGCCGCCTCTGGGCAACTGGTAGAGGCCGAAGCCCTATCGTCAGGAGAGATAACCAGCAACAAGGCCGTGGTGGTCAAGGGCAAGGACTTCGACATACCCCTACCAGTTGAGGAGGACCTCGCGGCGCTCGCCGTATTGGCCCGATACAAGGAGGATATAGACTACGTGGCGTTGAGCTTGATAAAGAACGGCGCCGAGATCTCGCTCATGAAGAAGATCGTCGAGGAGCATGGGCTCGTTGCAAGCGTTATGGCCAAGATAGAGACCAAGGGCGCCGTGGACCGTATAGACGAGATAACCGACGCCGCCGACTACATAGTGGTGGCCAGAGGCGACCTCGCCCTGCACTACGGGCTTGAGTATATACCTAAGGTCCAGAGGACGTTGATAGAGAGGGCCTTAGCCAAGGGAAAGCCGGTGGCGGTGGCCACCCAGTTGCTAGACTCCATGCAGACAAACCCGACGCCCACCAGGGCGGAGGTCAACGACGTGTATGCCGCGGCGTCTCTCGGAGTCGACTCGCTCTGGCTCACCAACGAGACTGCCAGCGGAAGCTACCCCCTGGAGGCGGTCTCGTGGCTCAGGAAGGTCATATCGGTGGCAGAGGTGA of the Thermoproteus uzoniensis 768-20 genome contains:
- the pyk gene encoding pyruvate kinase; protein product: MQVYTKVVATLGPSTDGLADLGQLLELVDGVRINMSHATERELEARVKAVRRFEKDRGKPIAVIADLRGPSVRTGLMEPLRIAAGAKIVFKLADKSDGSFVPIPRREFFDVVERGDEILMLDGKLVLKAIAASGQLVEAEALSSGEITSNKAVVVKGKDFDIPLPVEEDLAALAVLARYKEDIDYVALSLIKNGAEISLMKKIVEEHGLVASVMAKIETKGAVDRIDEITDAADYIVVARGDLALHYGLEYIPKVQRTLIERALAKGKPVAVATQLLDSMQTNPTPTRAEVNDVYAAASLGVDSLWLTNETASGSYPLEAVSWLRKVISVAEVRPLGRPSPANARDKFAEAVADMAADLGADIAVYSMTGTLAKRVAKFRPPVKIFAGVKEASVARKLALIWGVEPLLLPAQTYEEGLEKLMARFPDRTLVATYGLKGGVHTIKINIKD